One Saimiri boliviensis isolate mSaiBol1 chromosome 5, mSaiBol1.pri, whole genome shotgun sequence genomic window carries:
- the USP40 gene encoding ubiquitin carboxyl-terminal hydrolase 40 isoform X5 translates to MPCSVAMTLPPFLEFGVLSPAHLRAWTVERKCPGRLLRTDRQPLREYKLGRRIEICLEPLQKGENLGPQDVLLRTQMRIPGERTYAPALDLVWDAAQGRTPGSLRQRVADFYCLPVEKIEIAKYFPEKFEWLPISSWNQQITKRKKKKKQDCLQGAPYYLKDGDTIGVKNLLVDDDDDFSTIRDDIGKEKQKQLALGKRKSREALHEQSSNILSSAEMPARPRAPEASLSIHVGSFR, encoded by the exons ATGCCATGTTCAGTG GCCATGACTTTGCCCCCTTTCCTGGAGTTCGGTGTCCTGTCCCCAGCCCACCTCAGAGCCTGGACCGTGGAGAGGAAGTGCCCAGGCAGGCTTTTACGAACGGACCGGCAGCCGCTCAG GGAATATAAACTAGGGCGGAGAATTGAGATCTGCTTAGAGCCTCTTCAGAAAGGAGAAAACCTGGG CCCACAGGACGTGCTGCTGAGGACACAGATGCGCATCCCCGGCGAGAGGACCTATGCCCCTGCCCTGGACCTGGTGTGGGACGCAGCCCAGGGCAGGACTCCTGGCTCCCTGAGGCAGAGGGTTGCTGATTTCTATTGTCTTCCTGTGGAGAAGATTGAAATTGCCAAATACTTTCCTGAAAAGTTTGAGTGGCTTCCGATATCCAGCTGG AACCAACAAATAaccaagaggaaaaagaagaaaaaacaagattGTTTGCAAGGAGCACCATATTACTTGAAAGACGGAGATACTATTGGTGTTAAG AATCTCCTGGTTGATGATGATGACGATTTCAGTACAATCAGAGATGACattggaaaagaaaagcagaaacagcTGGCTCTGGGGAAGAGGAAAAG CCGAGAAGCCCTCCATGAACAGAGCAGCAACATCCTCTCCAGTGCAGAGATGCCTGCCCGGCCCCGAGCCCCAGAAGCTTCTCTCTCCATCCACGTGGGGAGTTTCAGATAG